The proteins below come from a single Canis aureus isolate CA01 chromosome 14, VMU_Caureus_v.1.0, whole genome shotgun sequence genomic window:
- the RECQL4 gene encoding ATP-dependent DNA helicase Q4, whose protein sequence is MERLRDVRGRLQAWERAFRRQRGRRPGQEDVLAAPEETRALYREYRALRRALGRTGGAGPRSPKQPRPTAEEMQEPSCWGPHLSRAATRRPHAAGSAPGSAGAAADYGARLKANLRATRQAGPALGGIPRPPRRLSSEMPFPGPPDAGAAPVSAEVSEELLQLPVPQPRPGRLQQLQASLSLRLNSLDPGWLDRCHSAASDCLRASAACQPSLGVEESQPLTSGVPSVLGASPGPEGRALQRAAVGAGSPEAGNSQGKKRRRTKETGGGPAQAQQDSGQAGPPPEEAGAVGPPEDCQGEPLRVQPASGPTATSSAVRDQGNYVRLNLKQKRYVRGPAQRGRLLRKQMWKQKWRKKGEHFGGSQARATADDSCFRCGQLGHWSSQCPQPSEVSIPEPTWGPQTSSEKEEEVQPQLTPEEGPRRTGTTSCRLPVSEEDTEPAGPERLVTTERPVLQAPCPPPTVPPLYPPGPSGQVAETPAEVFQALEQLGHRAFRPRQEQVVMRVLSGMSTLLVLPTGAGKSLCYQLPALLYARRSPCLTLVISPLLSLMDDQVSSLPPCLKGVCIHSGMSQKQRESALQKVHAAQVQLLVLSPETLVGAGAGMPGHLPQLPPVAFACIDEAHCISQWSHNFRPCYLRVCKVLREHMGVRCFLGLTATATRSTARDVARHLGVAEELVLRGPATVPSNLHLSVSRDRDPDQALVTLLQSDRFRALSSVIVYCHRRGDTERVAALLRTCLREAWDLRPGGQSEAVAEAYHAGMCPRERQRVQQAFMEGRLRVVVATVAFGMGLDRPDVRAVLHLGLPASFESYVQAVGRAGRDGQPAHCHLFLQPQSQDLQELRRHVHADATDFLTMKKLVQRAFPPCTCTHAPRPSEQEGARSQEQPVAPSPTEAEQPNSKGTARCPGHTRALPMQALVEALDMPEEAIETLLCYLELHPQRWLQLLPPTYAQCRLHCPGGPTQLQALARRCPLLAVCLAQQPADTTDGGSSSVEFDIFNLADSLGWKLGRVRQALRQLQWDPKPRTGAHGGTGVQVEFGELAFCVHSPGDLTAHERDQICDFLYGHIQAREQEALARLRRTFQAFLSVAFPSCGPCLEQPDEERSTRLKALLSGYFEEEEEEGPGGSEDELGLEPGQEKIQDWEDQVRQDVHRLLSSWPDQQFSGRAVARIFHGIGSPRYPAQVYGRDRRFWRRFLHLSFHALMRIATEEILRCGP, encoded by the exons ATGGAGCGGTTGCGGGACGTGCGCGGGCGGCTGCAGGCCTGGGAGCGCGCGTTCCGGCGgcagcgcgggcggcggccgGGCCAG GAGGACGTGCTGGCGGCGCCGGAGGAGACCCGCG CGCTCTACCGGGAGTACCGCGCGCTGAGGAGGGCCCTGGGCCGGACCGGCGGCGCGGGACCCCGCAGCCCCAAGCAGCCGCGGCCGACGGCGGAGGAG ATGCAGGAGCCCAGCTGCTGGGGGCCGCACCTGAGTCGGGCAGCGACGCGGAGGCCTCACGCCGCCGGCTCTGCGCCAGGCTCTGCGGGGGCCGCGGCCGACTACGGGGCGAGGCTTAAGGCCAACCTGAGAGCCACGCGCCAG GCCGGGCCAGCCCTGGGCGGTATACCCCGGCCTCCACGGAGACTCTCGTCCGAGATGCCCTTCCCGGGACCACCAGATGCAGGGGCTGCCCCCGTCTCTGCAGAAGTCAGCGAGGAGCTGCTCCAGCTTCCTGTGCCCCAGCCGAGACCAGGCCGCCTTCAGCAGCTGCAGGCATCCCTGAGCCTACGGCTGAACTCCCTAGACCCAGGCTGGCTAGACCGCTGTCACAGTGCAGCTTCAGATTGCTTGCGGGCTTCCGCGGCCTGCCAGCCCAGCCTGGGTGTAGAGGAGTCACAGCCTCTGACTTCGGGGGTCCCGTCGGTCCTTGGAGCCAGCCCTGGCCCCGAGGGTCGAGCCCTGCAGAGAGCTGCAGTTGGTGCAGGGAGCCCCGAAGCTGGCAACAGTCAAGGCAAGAAGCGAAGACGGACTAAGGAAACAGGAGGGGGTCCTGCGCAGGCACAGCAGGATAGCGGCCAAGCGGGACCCCCGCCTGAGGAAGCCGGGGCTGTGGGACCTCCAGAAGACTGTCAGGGAGAACCCCTGAGGGTACAGCCCGCCAGTGGTCCCACAGCCACAAG CTCAGCTGTGCGGGACCAAGGTAATTACGTTCGGCTCAACCTGAAGCAGAAACGCTACGTGCGAGGCCCAGCACAACGCGGCAGGCTCCTCCGCAAGCAG ATGTGGAAGCAAAAGTGGCGGAAGAAGGGGGAGCATTTTGGAGGCAGCCAAGCCCGAGCCACAGCCGACGATTCTTGCTTCCGATGTGGGCAGCTCGGCCACTGGTCATCCCAGTGCCCCCAGCCAAGTGAAGTCTCCATTCCAG AGCCTACCTGGGGCCCCCAGACGAGCAGcgagaaggaagaggaggtgcAGCCCCAGCTCACCCCAGAGGAGGGCCCCCGGAGGACGGGCACCACCAGCTGCCGGCTCCCTG TGAGTGAGGAAGACACGGAGCCCGCTGGGCCTGAGCGGTTGGTGACCACGGAGCGGCCGGTGCTGcaggccccctgcccaccccccactgtGCCACCACTCTACCCACCAGGGCCCtcggggcaggtggcag AGACCCCAGCTGAGGTGTTCCAGGCCCTAGAGCAGCTGGGGCACCGGGCCTTCCGCCCCAGGCAGGAACAGGTGGTCATGCGCGTCCTCTCTG GCATGTCCACGCTGTTGGTGCTGCCCACTGGTGCTGGCAAGTCTCTGTGCTACCAGCTTCCCGCGCTGCTCTACGCCCGGCGGAGCCCTTGCCTCACGCTGGTCATCTCTCCCCTCCTGTCGCTCATGGACGACCAG GTGTCCAGCCTACCCCCGTGCCTGAAGGGGGTCTGCATCCACTCGGGCATGAGCCAGAAGCAGCGCGAATCGGCCCTGCAGAAG GTTCACGCGGCCCAGGTGCAGCTGCTGGTGCTGTCACCCGAGACgctggtgggggctggggcggggatGCCTGGCCACCTCCCTCAGCTGCCTCCGGTCGCCTTCGCCTGCATCGATGAGGCCCATTGCATTTCCCAGTGGTCCCACAACTTCCGGCCCTGCTACCTGCGTGTCTGCAAG GTGCTGCGGGAACACATGGGCGTGCGCTGCTTCCTGGGTCTCACAGCCACGGCCACACGCAGCACCGCGAGAGATGTGGCCCGGCATCTAGGTGTGGCCGAGGAGCTGGTCCTCAGGGGGCCAGCCACCGTCCCCAGCAACCTGCACCTCTCTGTGTCCAGGGACAGGGACCCAGACCAG GCTTTGGTGACGCTGCTGCAGAGTGATCGCTTTCGTGCTCTGAGCTCAGTCATCGTCTACTGCCACAGACGCGGGGACACAGAGCGAGTTGCTGCGCTGCTCCGCACCTGCCTGCGTGAGGCCTGGGACCTCAGGCCTGGAG GCCAGTCCGAGGCTGTCGCCGAGGCCTACCACGCCGGCATGTGTCCGCGGGAGCGGCAGCGCGTGCAACAGGCCTTCATGGAGGGCCGGCTGCGGGTGGTGGTGGCCACGGTGGCTTTCGGGATGGGGCTGGACCGGCCAGACGTGCGGGCTGTGTTGCACCTGGGGCTGCCTGCCAGCTTCGAGAGCTACGTGCAGGCTGTGGGCCGGGCCGGACGTGACGGCCAGCCTGCACACTGCCACCTCTTCCTGCAGCCCCAG AGCCAGGACCTGCAGGAGTTGCGCAGACACGTGCACGCTGATGCCACGGACTTTCTCACTATGAAGAAGCTGGTCCAGCGCGCATTCCCGCCCTGCACCTGCACCCATGCCCCACGGCCTTCGGAGCAGGAGGGAGCCAGGAGTCAAGAGCAGCCTGTGGCCCCATCCCCGACGGAGGCCGAGCAACCCAACAGCAAAGGCACAGCCCGGTGCCCAGGCCACACGCGGGCACTGCCCATGCAGGCACTGGTGGAAGCCCTGGACATGCCTGAGGAGG CCATCGAGACCCTGCTGTGCTACCTGGAGCTACACCCGCAGCGCTGGCTGCAGCTGCTGCCACCCACCTATGCCCAGTGCCGCCTGCACTGCCCTGGGGGCCCCACCCAGCTCCAGGCCCTGGCCCGCAG gtgccccctgctggCTGTGTGTCTGGCGCAGCAGCCAGCGGATACCACAGATGGGGGAAGCTCTTCTGTAGAGTTTGACATCTTTAACCTGGCTGACTCGCTGGGCTGGAAGCTGGGCCGCGTGCGGCAGGCTCTCCGTCAGCTGCAGTGGGACCCGAAGCCCAGGACAG GTGCACATGGGGGCACGGGGGTGCAGGTGGAGTTCGGGGAGCTCGCCTTCTGTGTGCACAGTCCTGGGGACCTGACTGCCCATGAGAGGGACCAGATCTGTGACTTCCTGTATGGACACATACAGGCCCGAGAGCAGGAGGCCCTGGCCCGCCTGCGCCGCACCTTCCAGGCCTTTCTCAG CGTGGCCTTCCCCAGCTGCGGGCCCTGCTTGGAGCAGCCTGATGAGGAACGCAGCACCAGGCTCAAGGCTTTACTCAGCGGCTACttcgaggaggaggaggaggagggtccAGGGGGCTCGGAAGAtgagctgggcctggagcccGGACAGGAGAAG ATCCAGGACTGGGAGGACCAGGTTCGCCAGGACGTCCACCGCCTGCTGTCCTCATGGCCAGACCAGCAGTTCTCAGGCAGGGCCGTGGCCCGTATCTTCCACGGCATCG GAAGCCCACGCTACCCGGCACAGGTGTACGGGCGGGACCGGCGCTTCTGGAGGAGATTCCTGCACCTCAGCTTCCACGCCCTGATGCGCATAGCCACAGAGGAGATCCTGCGGTGCGGCCCCTGA
- the SLC33A2 gene encoding major facilitator superfamily domain-containing protein 3 has product MRGKLLPLAGLYLVQGLPYGLQSGLLPVLLRARGLSLTRVALAKVLYLPWLLKLAWAPLVDTRGSLRAWLTLSTAALGLVCALLAALPPAAGPAGLPATVAGLLLLLNLGAAVQDVALDTLAVQLLEPAELGPGNTVQVVAYKLGAVLAGGGLLAFVPALSWALLFVLLAATYWLAAALVWAAPALRQLPVHQPQPSEAPLRTLHILQDLLAMPGTLWTAGFVLTYKLGEQGASSLFPLFLLDHGISTPELGLWNGVGAVLCSIVGSSLGGALLSWHWQPLPLLRSLLRFRLGGLACQTALLFHLDGPGLRLGPSAALRGAALLSLCLQHLLGGLVTTTTFTLMMRCSQLTPSALQATHYSLLATLELLGKLFLGTLAGALADSLGLHLCFSLFLALSGLPILYLSLAPSTLA; this is encoded by the exons ATGCGCGGGAAGCTGCTGCCGCTGGCCGGCCTCTACCTGGTGCAAGGCCTGCCCTACGGGCTGCAGTCGGGCCTGCTGCCCGTGCTGCTGCGGGCGCGGGGCCTGTCGCTGACCCGCGTGGCGCTGGCCAAGGTGCTGTACCTGCCCTGGCTGTTGAAGCTCGCGTGGGCCCCCCTGGTGGACACGCGGGGCTCCCTGAGGGCCTGGCTGACGCTCAGCACAGCCGCCCTGGGCCTGGTGTGCGCGTTGCTGGCCGCCCTGCCTCCCGCCGCGGGCCCCGCGGGGCTGCCCGCCACTGTggcagggctgctgctgctgctgaaccTCGGGGCAGCTGTGCAGGACGTGGCCCTGGACACGCTGGCCGTGCAGCTCCTGGAGCCCGCTGAGCTGGGGCCTGGGAACACCGTGCAGGTGGTCGCCTACAAGCTAGGGGCCGTGCTGGCAGGAGGGGGCCTGCTGGCCTTCGTTCCCGCGCTCTCCTGGGCCCTGCTCTTCGTGCTCCTGGCTGCTACCTATTGGCTGGCCGCTGCCCTGGTCTGGGCCGCGCCGGCCCTGCGGCAACTGCCCGTGCACCAGCCCCAGCCCTCAGAAGCACCCCTGCGCACCCTGCACATTCTGCAGGACTTGTTGGCCATGCCTGGTACCCTGTGGACAGCAGGCTTTGTGCTCACTTACAAACTGG GTGAGCAGGGCGCCAGCAGCTTGTTCCCGCTCTTCCTGCTGGACCACGGCATCTCCACCCCAGAGCTGGGGCTGTGGAACGGTGTGGGCGCTGTGCTGTGCTCCATTGTGGGCTCATCCCTGGGCGGGGCCCTGCTGTCCTGGCACTG GCAACCTCTGCCCCTGCTGAGGTCATTGCTCCGGTTCCGTCTTGGCGGCCTGGCCTGCCAGACCGCCCTGCTCTTCCACCTGGACGGCCCAGGGCTCAGGCTGGGCCCCAGCGCAGCCCTGAGAG GGGCAGCCCTGCTGAGCCTGTGTCTGCAGCACTTGCTGGGGGGCCTGGTTACCACCACCACGTTCACCCTGATGATGCGCTGCAGCCAGCTGACACCCAGTGCCCTGCAG gccACGCACTACAGCCTCCTGGCCACTCTGGAGCTGCTGGGAAAGCTGTTTCTGGGCACGCTGGCCGGAGCCCTGGCTGACAGCCTGGGGCTgcatctctgcttctccctcttcctcgcCCTCTCAGGCTTGCCCATTCTGTATCTGAGCCTGGCTCCCAGCACCCTGGCCTGA